TCCAGCGTCAAGAATACGCAGAAGATCACACGCGCCATGCAAATGGTCGCGGCTGCCAAGCTGCGTAAAGCGCAGGAAGCCGCTGAAAGTGCGCGGCCCTATTCGGAACGTATCCGCGCCGTGATCGGCAATCTCGCCGCGTCCATGGGTGATGGTGGTGGGGCGCCGACATTGCTCGTCGGGACGGGCAAACAGGATACGGTGCTGCTCATCGTCGCCACGGCTGATCGCGGTCTCTGCGGCGGGTTCAACACGAATATCGTTCGTAAGGCACGCGAAGAGATTGTCGCGCTCGAGCGTGACGGCAAGACTGTGAAGCTCTACCTGATCGGCAAGAAGGGCTATGACCAGCTCAATCGACTTTATGCCGATAAGATCGTCAAATATATCTCACTCAAGGAAGAGCGTTCTCTTCACGCGGGGATCGCACGGGCCATTGGCGAAGAGGTCACGGCCATGTTCGATGCTGGCGATTTCGACGTGGCGAAGCTGGTTTATGCCAACTTCCGCAACGTCATGGAACAAGACCCTGTCGCACAGACGATCATCCCGGCCAACGCATCCATCGATGTGTCGAGCGATGATGCTGAGGTTCCTGACCTGAACGGCGCGATCTATACCTATGAGCCTGACGAAGCTGGCATTCTTCGTGTCCTGCTGCCGCGCTCCATCAACACGCAAATCTTCTCGGCCCTGCTGGAGAACCAAGCGGGTGAAATGGGCTCCAAGATGACGGCCATGGACAACGCCACGCGTAATGCGGGCGACATGATTGACGATCTGACCCTGACGTTCAACCGTACGCGCCAGGCAAAGATTACTTCTGAACTCATTGAAATCATTTCAGGCGCGGAAGCGCTTTAACGTACGTAGCTGACAGGAAAGATCCGATGGCGACTGCTCCGAAAAAGACGACAGCGAAGAAGGCTCCGGCCAAAAAACCCGCTGCCAAAAAACCCGCTGCCAAGAAACGCGCGACAAAAAAAGTCGCTAACACCAATATCGCAGCGACCGGCAAAATCAGCCAGGTCATCGGCGCGGTGGTCGATGTGGAATTTACCGGCGAGTTGCCGGAAATTCAGAATGCGCTGGAAACCGACAATAATGGCTCGCGCCTTGTGCTCGAAGTCGCCCAGCATCTCGGCCAGAGCACGGTCCGCACCATTGCCATGGACGCGACTGAAGGTCTGGTCCGCGGTCAGGACGTTGTCGATACAGGCGCGCCGATCACGGTCCCCGTCGGCCCGGAAACGCTTGGGCGCATCATGAACGTTATCGGTGAGCCGATCGACGAGCGCGGTGCCATTGGCTCGAAGGTCAAAGCACCGATCCACCGCTCGGCTCCCCCTTTCGTGGATCAGGCGACGGAAACCGAAGTCCTCGCGACAGGTATCAAAGTCATCGATCTGCTTTGCCCATACGCTAAAGGCGGCAAAATCGGCCTGTTCGGTGGTGCCGGCGTGGGCAAGACGGTTCTGATCATGGAGCTGATCAACAATATCGCCAAGCTGTTCGGCGGCTATTCGGTCTTCGCCGGCGTCGGCGAGCGGACCCGTGAAGGGAACGATCTTTATCACGAGATGATCGAATCCAACGTGATCAATCTGGAAGGCGAGAGCCGCGCGACGCTGGTCTACGGTCAGATGAACGAGCCTCCCGGAGCGCGTGCCCGCGTGGCCCTGACAGGCTTGTCGCAGGCTGAATATTTCCGCGATGAAGAAGGCAAGGACGTCCTGTTCTTCGTCGACAATATTTTCCGCTTTACGCAGGCCGGTTCCGAAGTGTCCGCCCTGCTGGGCCGTATCCCCTCCGCCGTGGGCTATCAGCCGACACTCGCGACCGAAATGGGTGCGATGCAGGAACGCATTACGTCGACCACTAAAGGATCGATCACATCGGTTCAGGCGATTTACGTTCCCGCCGATGACTTGACCGACCCTGCGCCGGCCACATCATTCGCGCACCTGGATGCGACCACGGTTCTGAACCGGGCGATTTCCGAGAAGGGGATCTACCCGGCTGTGGATCCGCTCGACTCGACATCGCGTATTCTCGAGCCTCGCACCGTTGGTGCCGAACATTATCAGGTCGCCCGTCAGGTTCAGGAAACGCTGCAGCGCTACAAATCTCTGCAGGACATCATCGCCATTCTCGGCATGGATGAGCTGTCGGAAGAAGATAAGCTTGTCGTGGCGCGCGCGCGTAAGATCGAGAAGTTCCTGTCGCAGCCTTTCGACGTTGCCGAAGTCTTTACCGGTTCGCCGGGCATTCAGGTGCCGCTGGAAGATACGATCCGTTCCTTCAAGGGTGTTGTCGACGGCGATTATGATCATCTGCCAGAGCAAGCCTTCTACATGGTGGGCGGCATTGACGATGTGATTGAAAAAGCTGCCAAGATGGCTGCGGAAGCCGCATAAGGGTCTGGACCTTTTTCTATGGCTGACACGCTGACATTCTCTCTCGTCTCGCCAGAGCGGGAGCTGTTCTCGGGCCAGGTCGGCCAGGTCGATCTGCCGGGAACGGAAGGCAATCTGGGTATTCTGCCCGACCATGCGCCGCTTATGGCAGCGTTGAGCACGGGCGCGATCACGGTCTATGCAAACGGCTCACAGGAACAGTTCTTCGTCCAAGGCGGGTTCGCCGATGTCACGCCTGCGGGCCTGACAGTGCTGGCGGAACTGGCTCGGCCCATGGCTGAGTTGACGCGCGACGATCTGACCGCCGAGATCGAGAAGGCCAAGGCCGATCTCGATACTCTGCAGGACGAAGCGGCATTGGCTGCCCGTCAGAATATTGACGGGCTCGAAGCTCTGTTCAACATGGTCTGATCGTCTGATCGTCTGATCGTCTGATCATACGAAACATGAAGCGGCCCGGTCGGGCCGCTTTTTTTATGGCAAAGTCTGCATCGTTGCCAGGATCGCAGGCTGCATGGCTTGCAATGCCGGATTTTCGCTATTGCCGATATTGACGAGCAGGATGCGAAGAAAGGCCTTGAGATTGTGAAGTCGCGCCAGATCGGCTTCTGACTGGAAGGCGTCGTTCCACGTCTCCAACGGGGATGGGTCTGCCAGCGCTGTGACGCGTTCTGTCCACAGCTCTGTTGCGTCCGTTCCGCGCATCGCCGCAAACAGATAAGGCCGGGCCAGTCGTTCGGTTTCGCCATGAATGTAGGCATGTCCGCCACCAGCCTGAACCTGCGACCCGACTGCTTGGTAAATCAGGGCGCGATCATCGTCTGTCAGAGCCGGATTGAGGGCGAGTTGCATCAGCCAGTCTGCTCCATGCGCGATATTATGACGCCAGCCGTCTGAGTCCGAATAGCCGCGATAGTCGGTTTCGGATTCTAGAAATGTTGTTGCTCTGGCGACCATGGCTTGCCGATCGTCTGCTGACAGATAGGGCGTAACACGGTCCACGCGCGCTACTTCGGACAGAATCAGCGCGGCAAAGGGATGCGCAAATCCGTCCGGATCAGGGGCGTCCAGAGTGTTGTAGAGCGTCTCACGCAGGGAAAGAAGAAGCGCGGGATCGGCTTTCCCGCTGCGCAACATTGCGGTGAGCGTTGCGTAAGCCAGCTCGTCGCGAATGGCTGGATCGGGATGACCCAGACAGTGGCTGAGCGTCAGAGCTGTCCTGTTGAACAGTATTGTATCTATCGTATCAAAGCCCGTTTCCTGTGCCGCTGCCAAGGCGGTCCGATCGATGGAAGCGAGATCGCAGGACGCGGGATCGGCGTCTGCCTGCACTGAAACATCGCCACAACCTGTCAGCATGAGGGCCAGGCTTGTGATAAGACAAGTGCGTATGCACATTCTGTCCTCCTGCGGGCCTACTTGGTAGCCCCATCTTCCGGCGCATCCATAATGTTGCGACGATCGGCTTTTGTGGTCGTCTTCATGAACACCAACAGGGCCAGTATGGTCAAGATCGCGGCAACAAGGAAGGGCGCTCCCGGCATATAGACCGGCGACGTGTCGCGGTTTGCAAACACGAAAAACGTCCCCGTCATGAGGAGAGGGCCGATCATCAAAGCCAGGCCTTGCGCCGCGCCGATTGCGCCTTGCAATTCACCCTGTTCCGTCTCGTCGAAGCGTATGCTCATCATATTGGTCAGCGTCGGGCCGTACAGGCCGGCCAGTGCCGCAAAGGGCCCGGCGGCATAGACGATCCACCCCGCATTGGCGTTACCCAGTATGGCATAGGCGAGGGCTGCGCCGACAATGCCGATCAGAGCGGCGTAATATTGCCCGACTTTGGGAATGATGATTCGGATCAGCCAGCCTTGCACAACCATTGATGCCAATCCGAATGCGCCCAGTGAGTTGCCGACATCGGCAGTCGACCAGCCGAGCGCTTCCTGCGTCGAGAGGGTATAGGATGAGGGGTAAACGGTGTGCGCAATCGCCAGCAGGAAGTAGACGAAAAGAAGCGCCCGCACGCCCGTTATCCGGCCCAGGCTCTTGACCGATCCGATGGCATTGGAGCGGGCGAAGGAAAAGGCTCTGCGTTTTTCCGGCTTATGCGTTTCGGGCAGGACCAGCCAGCCATAGACGAAATTCAGTCCGCAGATTGCGGCCGCGGCGAAGAAGGGGATACGGGGCCCGAACTCGCCCAGCCATCCTCCGATGACGGGTCCCAGAATGAAGCCGCCGCCAAACACGGCGCCGACAAGACCGAAGTTCTGTGCCCGTTTCTCCGGCGGGCTGGTGTCGGCAATATAGGCGTTCGCGGTCGAAAATGTTGCGCCGAAGGCTCCGGAAATGGCGCGGCCCAGATAGAGAATGGCGACAGTCGGCGCCAAGGCCATGAGCAGATAGTCGAGCGCCAGCGCCCCGACCGAAGCCAGCATGATCGGACGTCGTCCCCAAGCATCGGAAAGTCCCCCGATGATCGGCATGCAGATGAACTGCAGGAGCGCGAAAACGAAGGTCATGCCACCAATATGCAGGGCCGCCTGGTTGTTCTCGAGTCCCGTCAGGGCCCGGATCAGTTCCGGCAGAACCGGGATGATGATGCCGAAGCCGACGGCATTGATCGCCACGGTAATCAGGACGAAGACAAGGGCGTTGCGGTCTCTGAAACTGTTGGACATGGGCTGCTTTAAGGCAGTCTCACCGGATCGCAAACTGCGCAAATTCGTGGGTCAGCCGCTCATAGACGTTGCGCTTGAACGGGATGACCTTGTCCGGTGTCTTCTCAAGTTTCGCCCATTTCCATTCCGAGAACTCCTGAGAGCCATGGGTGGTCAGATTGACATGTTCAGGACCGCCGTGAAACCGATAAGCAAACCAGCGCTGTTTTTGTCCGGCATAGAGGCGGCCCTTTTTTGGCGCGACCCCGGGCGGGTAGTCATAATAGAGCCAGTCGTCGATCTGTCCCAACGGGGACAGATGCGCAATCGTGATACCGGTTTCTTCCCAGAGTTCTCTCAAGGCTCCGAATTCATGACTTTCGCCTTCATCGAGACCCCCTTGCGGAAACTGCCAGCTATGGGGTCCTGTCTGGCCATAGCGACGCCCCAGCCAGACCCGGCCCTTCTGATTGAACAGACAAACGCCGACACACGGACGGTATAGGGATGGATCGCGGCTCACTTCAGCGAGGCCGAAGCGGGCACGAGGATCAGCCCTTCGGCGGCGAGTGTTGCGGTCCAGCCTTTCACCGCATCGATGGTCTGCGGATAGGCAAAGCCGACACCGATCAGTCCCGGTTCGTCCTTGGCCGCAATCGTCAGAGCGTCGAGCCGACTCTGAATGATTTGCGGGTCCGGTTGCGGATCGATCAGGCCGAAGCCCTCCGCAAAGGGCAAATTGACCGAGGCGGACAGGGCCGACAGGGACGGCGTGTCGAATGCGCCGTCAGACACGAAACCGAGGCCGGAGGCTGTCAGTTCGGCCAGAACGGGCGCGACCACATCGCTGCGCCGCAGGAACAGGTCGCCATTATAATTGATCACACCGATATAGCCTTTTGCCCGCGACAGGAGGTGATGCAGGTTGCGACGATTGTCTGATACGCTGGCGCCGACGCGCATGGCCCGGTCAGCCCCGGGCTCATTGGCGTTGAATGTTTCGCTTTCCATCGGCACTTCCAGCAGGACTTCATGGCCGGCGGCGCGGGCCCGGTCGATCCAGTCCTGCAGTCCGGGTGCATGTGCGGCAAAGGATAACGTGACCTCAGGGGGAAGTTCGTCGATCGTTCGGCGTGTCAGCGCACTCTGCACGCCCAGCCCACCGACGATCAGGGCCACGGGCGACCGGTCGCCCACGGGGACGGGTTGGGACTGGTAGGCTCGAAGCGGGGTCAGGCCATCGGTATTCGGCCCGGGTATGGGGCCAAAGCGACTGTCACGCGTCAGTGACGGATCGAGCGGCGGCGCTTTCAGCGTATTCGTCCGTGGGGATCCGGATGACCGCGTCGGCTGAGCCGCACTGGCGGCCACTTTCGGGTTGTCATCGATCGGATTGCCGAGCGCGTCGCGTTCTATCCCTTCCGTTGGGTTTTCGCCGACAGGAACGATATCGGATAGAAGATCAGGCAGAAGCGCTTCATCCAGATCCAGATCGGCGATCTGGGTCTCGGCGATAGGTGTTTCCAGCCGTACGGATCCGCGGGGTTCCGCATCGGACGGACTCCCGATCCAGGAGGACAAAAGAAACGGCAAAGCGATCACTGCCGCGAAAAATGTGATGGACGCAATGATATGCGAACGTCGCCGCGGCAACGAAAGAGCCCGCCGTCGTTGTGTCACGGGACGGTTGAGCGAGTTGCGCGGGTTCATGTGACCAATCTAGTGTCAGGGAAGGGGATTAGTCGAGGTCGGATTGAGCATCGAGCAATGTGCGGTAGCGATCCGTTTTCAACACGTCGATCGCTTGGCTCAGCTGAAAGTCTTCCGTAACGGGGAAGTCCTCAGGCGGGAAAATGACGTCCTCATAATTCTCTTCATAGGTCGATTTATCGTCATTTGTCAGCGCGTTTGGCAGACTGTCCTCGCGGAAACGATCCCGCAATTCACCTGTATCGTCGAGAGCCGCGACCAGCAGATCCGGCATGATTCCGCGGCCTTGAATGCTCTGGCCGGAAGGCGTGTAGTATTTCTGCGTGGTAAGGCGCAGTGCGCCTCGATTGTCAGGCAGGGGCGTGACGGACTGAACCGAGCCTTTCCCGAAAGAGCGGCGTCCGAGCACGACTCCGCGGCCCCGATCCTGGATTGCACCCGCCACGATTTCCGCAGCACTGGCAGAGCCCGGCGACACGAGAATGACGATCGGTGTGTCCGGATAGAGCTCGCCGTCAGCGGCGTGGTAGCGCTCCGTATCGATATCGTCGCGACCCCGGACGGAAAGAACTTCGCCTCCATCCAGAAACAATCCCGCGACGGAAACGGATTGGGTCAGCAACCCCCCGCGATTGCCACGCAAATCAATAATCAGGCCAGGAAGATCGCCTTCTATCTCGGTATCGAGCAAATTGAGCGCATGGCGTAGATCGTCCGTCAGCTTCTCATTATTGAAGGTATCGATGACGATATAGCCGAGGCCATCTTCGACGCGGTGACGGATGGCGCGTCCGCGAACCTGCTCCCGCACGACCGTAACCTCACGGGGTTCGGATGCAGGGGAGAGGATGGTCACATTGACAGGATCGCCGGCCAGTCCACGAATGCCGTCCACCGCTTCGTCCAGATCCTTGCCGACAATGGATTCGCCTTCGACGGCTGTGATATAGTCGCCGCTCCGAATGCCAGCGCCATAGGCAGGGCCTTCTTCGAGAGCGTAGCTGACGAGGATTCCTTCGTCTTCCATGATGACTTCGATGCCAAGGCCACCATATTCTCGCCGGGCAGCCTTTTGCTGCTCCGTAAACGCTACAGGCGGCACGTAGCTGGAATGGGGATCCAGTTTTGATAACGCACCGTCCAGTGCGCCTTCGATCAGCTTGCTGGTCTCGACGGGCTCGACATAGTCGCTTTCGACGATGGTCAGTATCTCGGCCATAAGCTGCAAGCGCTCATAGGCTGGACCTTGCGTTTCAGGATCGGGAGCCGTGTCCGTGTCGTTGGCCAGACCTTGTCCGGAAAATAGGACGAATCCCGCTGCAAGGCCGGCAACCAGACCCTGTCGTGCGATATTCCCCTGACGCCGGATCACTAGTTCTGCAGCTCGGCGAGGCGTTGCTGATAATTGCCGGACTTGATGATCTCGATCGCGCGTTGCAGTTGATAATCATCCTGCACGTCGAATTCGGCATCCGGATAGTCGATGGCGATGTCGATCTCGTCAGTTTCGCTATCGCCATTTTCGTTCTCGATATAGTTCGGCAGGTCGGATTCGCTCAGTCGTGTATGGTCTTCACCGTCATCCGGGATGGCCGAAATGTAGAGGTCGGGGTCGATGCCCGTGCCTTGAATCGAGCGTCCCGCAGGCGTGTAATAGCGTTGTGTCGTCAGCCGCAACGCGCCGTCACGACCGCCCCGCAGCGGGATAAGCGACTGGACCGACCCTTTGCCGAAGCTGGTCATGCCGACGACAAGACCGCGGCCGCGGTCTTGAACGGCTCCTGCAACGATCTCGGAAGCGGACGCCGAAGCCTCGTCGATCAGGACGACGAGTGGTACATCCTCAAGCAGTTGACCCGCTTCCGCCTCATAGCTTTCTATGTCGACGCCGTCGCGCCCCCGTGTAGAGACGACTTCGCCGCCATCCAGAAATACGGACGACACTTTGATTGACTGATCAAGCAAACCGCCAGGGTTGGTCCGCAGATCGAGAACGAGACCCGGAAGGTCGCCATCCATCGCGGCGCGCAATTCCTCAATCGCCGACTCCAAGCCAGAGGCCGCCTTTTCGTTGAACTGGCTGATCCGGATATAGGGAATCCCGTCCTTGATCTCGTGGGAGACGACTTCGCGGTTCACTTCGCGGCGCACCAGCGTCACATCCCGAGGTTCTTCATCGATACGCGCAATCGTCAGCGTGACAGACTCGCCAGCTTCGCCGCGTATCGTGTTGACCGCCTCTGTCAGCGAGAGGCCCAGAACCGTTACCCCATCGATTTCAGTGATGTAGTCACCAGACTTAATCCCGGCTTCCGCTGCGGGTGAGCCGTCAATCGGGGCCACAACTTTGACATAGCCATCTTCCTGCGTCACTTCCATACCGACGCCGACATAGCGGCCGGATGTCTGGACTTGCAGGTCGCGGAAGCTTTCCGGATTGACGTAGGAGCTGTGCGGATCGAGCGCCTGCAGCATGCCGTTGATCGCATCTTCGATCAGTTCGCCGTCTTCGACTTCGACGACATAGTCGCTGCGAACCCGCGCCATGACATCGGCAAAGAGATCAAGTTGCTCGAACGTGTCGGAATAGGATGGCTGGTCGTCTGCTCTGGCCTGCTGGCTGGCTGTCGACAAAGCGAAAAGTGCCACCGCAGCAACCGTTCCCATAATCGGCAATGCATATTTCATACTACGACTCCTAACAGACAATCCCTATCCATGGTTTAAAAGTCTGACCAGTCACTTTGCTGCGATTTATCACCTGTCTTACCGGGGTTTAACCCCGCCCGCCGATCCAGGGCGCCGGATTGATCGGGCGGCCATTCCTGCGCAATTCCATATAGAGCGGCGCGCGCTCACCCGTGCGCGGCATCTGTCCGACCGGTTCGCCGCGCCGGACCGTCTCGTTCGCTTCGACATAGGTCTGTCCCAGCCCTGTCAGCAGCAGATAGTAGCCATCATCCATATTGAGAATGACGACGCGACCATAGGTCTTGAACGGGCCCGAAAATTCCACTCGACCGGCGTAAGGCGCCAAAACCTGCCCGCCGCTTGGGGCCGAATAGGTCTCGCCACGTTCGCTGCCTCCAAAAGCCGTCGTCATACGGCCCGAGACGGGCTTCACGACGCCGCCTTTGGCATCGGCGAAACGACGCGTGCCTGGGGGCAGGTCGAGCGGCATCGGGACGTCGTCTAGTCCGGGCTTCAGGCGCGGCGTCACGGACTTTGCAGCCCGGCTGACGCGCTCGAGAAGGTCGCGCAATGTCGCGGACTCGGCGGCCAGACGGACGGCTTCCGCCCGCGCGGCCTCGGCCTCGGTTTCGATCGACTGACGCAGGCTTTCCTTCTGCGCGACCAGTGCCTGGGTGCGCTCGCGCCGCCGGGTCAGTTCACTGGCATTGGCATCGATCTCGGCCTGTTGCAGCGCGGCCGCGTCGCGCCTGTCGCGAAGTCGCAGGGAGAGCGCTTTTGCGGCTTCCGCCCGGGATCGTAAACGGCGTGACAGAAGGTCGATCATCGTCGCGGCCTGCGCCGTACGCACGGCATCGTCCGGATCGATTAGCGTCGCGACATTCGGGGCGAGCTGCAACCTTTGCAGCGAGGCCAGCAGCACCTGCGTCTGCATACGATTATCAGCCAGTTCGGTTTCGATGTCCGCGAGCTGTTGCTCGATCTCCGTCATATCCGTCAGGAGTTGCAGGCGGCGGCTCTCGAATGCCTGCGTTTGCTCCGTGTCGCGTTGCAATGCCGTTTTCAATGAGGCGATTTCCTGCGTGACGGCAGTCCGATCGGACTGCAGCGCGGCTTCCTTGGCGCGAGCTTCGGCTTCGGCTTCGGACAATGTGTTCAAATCATCCGTCTGTTGCGCCCACGCGGATGGCGACAGGCTGAGGACCATGATGGCCAGACATGACGAAATGATGCGCACAGCGCGTCTTTTCCTTCAATGGCGGTGGCGTCAATCCCCGACGACCAGTTGCCGGGGCTCGGGCGGTCTAGTCCCTGTGATAGGGCGCGCCTGCCAGAATGCTCAGCGCTCTGTAGATCTGTTCGGCCAGCATGACGCGAACGAGCTTAT
This genomic window from Algimonas porphyrae contains:
- a CDS encoding F0F1 ATP synthase subunit gamma is translated as MASLKELKSRISSVKNTQKITRAMQMVAAAKLRKAQEAAESARPYSERIRAVIGNLAASMGDGGGAPTLLVGTGKQDTVLLIVATADRGLCGGFNTNIVRKAREEIVALERDGKTVKLYLIGKKGYDQLNRLYADKIVKYISLKEERSLHAGIARAIGEEVTAMFDAGDFDVAKLVYANFRNVMEQDPVAQTIIPANASIDVSSDDAEVPDLNGAIYTYEPDEAGILRVLLPRSINTQIFSALLENQAGEMGSKMTAMDNATRNAGDMIDDLTLTFNRTRQAKITSELIEIISGAEAL
- the atpD gene encoding F0F1 ATP synthase subunit beta, yielding MATAPKKTTAKKAPAKKPAAKKPAAKKRATKKVANTNIAATGKISQVIGAVVDVEFTGELPEIQNALETDNNGSRLVLEVAQHLGQSTVRTIAMDATEGLVRGQDVVDTGAPITVPVGPETLGRIMNVIGEPIDERGAIGSKVKAPIHRSAPPFVDQATETEVLATGIKVIDLLCPYAKGGKIGLFGGAGVGKTVLIMELINNIAKLFGGYSVFAGVGERTREGNDLYHEMIESNVINLEGESRATLVYGQMNEPPGARARVALTGLSQAEYFRDEEGKDVLFFVDNIFRFTQAGSEVSALLGRIPSAVGYQPTLATEMGAMQERITSTTKGSITSVQAIYVPADDLTDPAPATSFAHLDATTVLNRAISEKGIYPAVDPLDSTSRILEPRTVGAEHYQVARQVQETLQRYKSLQDIIAILGMDELSEEDKLVVARARKIEKFLSQPFDVAEVFTGSPGIQVPLEDTIRSFKGVVDGDYDHLPEQAFYMVGGIDDVIEKAAKMAAEAA
- a CDS encoding F0F1 ATP synthase subunit epsilon, whose translation is MADTLTFSLVSPERELFSGQVGQVDLPGTEGNLGILPDHAPLMAALSTGAITVYANGSQEQFFVQGGFADVTPAGLTVLAELARPMAELTRDDLTAEIEKAKADLDTLQDEAALAARQNIDGLEALFNMV
- a CDS encoding DUF2785 domain-containing protein, translating into MLTGCGDVSVQADADPASCDLASIDRTALAAAQETGFDTIDTILFNRTALTLSHCLGHPDPAIRDELAYATLTAMLRSGKADPALLLSLRETLYNTLDAPDPDGFAHPFAALILSEVARVDRVTPYLSADDRQAMVARATTFLESETDYRGYSDSDGWRHNIAHGADWLMQLALNPALTDDDRALIYQAVGSQVQAGGGHAYIHGETERLARPYLFAAMRGTDATELWTERVTALADPSPLETWNDAFQSEADLARLHNLKAFLRILLVNIGNSENPALQAMQPAILATMQTLP
- a CDS encoding TCR/Tet family MFS transporter; this translates as MSNSFRDRNALVFVLITVAINAVGFGIIIPVLPELIRALTGLENNQAALHIGGMTFVFALLQFICMPIIGGLSDAWGRRPIMLASVGALALDYLLMALAPTVAILYLGRAISGAFGATFSTANAYIADTSPPEKRAQNFGLVGAVFGGGFILGPVIGGWLGEFGPRIPFFAAAAICGLNFVYGWLVLPETHKPEKRRAFSFARSNAIGSVKSLGRITGVRALLFVYFLLAIAHTVYPSSYTLSTQEALGWSTADVGNSLGAFGLASMVVQGWLIRIIIPKVGQYYAALIGIVGAALAYAILGNANAGWIVYAAGPFAALAGLYGPTLTNMMSIRFDETEQGELQGAIGAAQGLALMIGPLLMTGTFFVFANRDTSPVYMPGAPFLVAAILTILALLVFMKTTTKADRRNIMDAPEDGATK
- a CDS encoding RNA pyrophosphohydrolase, coding for MSRDPSLYRPCVGVCLFNQKGRVWLGRRYGQTGPHSWQFPQGGLDEGESHEFGALRELWEETGITIAHLSPLGQIDDWLYYDYPPGVAPKKGRLYAGQKQRWFAYRFHGGPEHVNLTTHGSQEFSEWKWAKLEKTPDKVIPFKRNVYERLTHEFAQFAIR
- a CDS encoding divergent polysaccharide deacetylase family protein translates to MNPRNSLNRPVTQRRRALSLPRRRSHIIASITFFAAVIALPFLLSSWIGSPSDAEPRGSVRLETPIAETQIADLDLDEALLPDLLSDIVPVGENPTEGIERDALGNPIDDNPKVAASAAQPTRSSGSPRTNTLKAPPLDPSLTRDSRFGPIPGPNTDGLTPLRAYQSQPVPVGDRSPVALIVGGLGVQSALTRRTIDELPPEVTLSFAAHAPGLQDWIDRARAAGHEVLLEVPMESETFNANEPGADRAMRVGASVSDNRRNLHHLLSRAKGYIGVINYNGDLFLRRSDVVAPVLAELTASGLGFVSDGAFDTPSLSALSASVNLPFAEGFGLIDPQPDPQIIQSRLDALTIAAKDEPGLIGVGFAYPQTIDAVKGWTATLAAEGLILVPASASLK
- a CDS encoding S41 family peptidase, whose translation is MIRRQGNIARQGLVAGLAAGFVLFSGQGLANDTDTAPDPETQGPAYERLQLMAEILTIVESDYVEPVETSKLIEGALDGALSKLDPHSSYVPPVAFTEQQKAARREYGGLGIEVIMEDEGILVSYALEEGPAYGAGIRSGDYITAVEGESIVGKDLDEAVDGIRGLAGDPVNVTILSPASEPREVTVVREQVRGRAIRHRVEDGLGYIVIDTFNNEKLTDDLRHALNLLDTEIEGDLPGLIIDLRGNRGGLLTQSVSVAGLFLDGGEVLSVRGRDDIDTERYHAADGELYPDTPIVILVSPGSASAAEIVAGAIQDRGRGVVLGRRSFGKGSVQSVTPLPDNRGALRLTTQKYYTPSGQSIQGRGIMPDLLVAALDDTGELRDRFREDSLPNALTNDDKSTYEENYEDVIFPPEDFPVTEDFQLSQAIDVLKTDRYRTLLDAQSDLD
- a CDS encoding S41 family peptidase — protein: MKYALPIMGTVAAVALFALSTASQQARADDQPSYSDTFEQLDLFADVMARVRSDYVVEVEDGELIEDAINGMLQALDPHSSYVNPESFRDLQVQTSGRYVGVGMEVTQEDGYVKVVAPIDGSPAAEAGIKSGDYITEIDGVTVLGLSLTEAVNTIRGEAGESVTLTIARIDEEPRDVTLVRREVNREVVSHEIKDGIPYIRISQFNEKAASGLESAIEELRAAMDGDLPGLVLDLRTNPGGLLDQSIKVSSVFLDGGEVVSTRGRDGVDIESYEAEAGQLLEDVPLVVLIDEASASASEIVAGAVQDRGRGLVVGMTSFGKGSVQSLIPLRGGRDGALRLTTQRYYTPAGRSIQGTGIDPDLYISAIPDDGEDHTRLSESDLPNYIENENGDSETDEIDIAIDYPDAEFDVQDDYQLQRAIEIIKSGNYQQRLAELQN
- a CDS encoding murein hydrolase activator EnvC family protein; the protein is MRIISSCLAIMVLSLSPSAWAQQTDDLNTLSEAEAEARAKEAALQSDRTAVTQEIASLKTALQRDTEQTQAFESRRLQLLTDMTEIEQQLADIETELADNRMQTQVLLASLQRLQLAPNVATLIDPDDAVRTAQAATMIDLLSRRLRSRAEAAKALSLRLRDRRDAAALQQAEIDANASELTRRRERTQALVAQKESLRQSIETEAEAARAEAVRLAAESATLRDLLERVSRAAKSVTPRLKPGLDDVPMPLDLPPGTRRFADAKGGVVKPVSGRMTTAFGGSERGETYSAPSGGQVLAPYAGRVEFSGPFKTYGRVVILNMDDGYYLLLTGLGQTYVEANETVRRGEPVGQMPRTGERAPLYMELRRNGRPINPAPWIGGRG